Proteins from a genomic interval of Afifella aestuarii:
- a CDS encoding YcxB family protein produces MKQQTTFTITEGDLTQAMRLHAFGNYRQSKTIAKLAAIWVGTVIVLMLLTYADWRTWLDGVIAAAASASLASFVMGAVLFGIPLMLGPRIIRKRLEQEKLLAEPGTASWDDEFYTVTQENAHSRYAWRDYVFLREDKNVFIFATSRFNYQVLPKRALTPEQIADLRRIVKRSVDRS; encoded by the coding sequence ATGAAGCAACAAACCACATTCACCATTACGGAAGGCGATCTCACGCAGGCTATGCGCCTGCACGCATTCGGGAACTATCGCCAGTCGAAGACGATCGCAAAACTTGCGGCGATCTGGGTTGGAACCGTCATCGTGCTCATGCTGCTCACCTATGCCGATTGGCGCACTTGGCTCGATGGAGTCATCGCCGCTGCCGCTTCCGCGTCGCTCGCCAGCTTCGTCATGGGAGCGGTGCTCTTCGGTATTCCGCTGATGCTCGGACCGCGCATCATCCGAAAGCGACTGGAACAGGAAAAGCTGCTCGCCGAACCGGGCACCGCGTCCTGGGACGATGAGTTCTATACGGTCACGCAGGAGAACGCGCACAGTCGGTACGCTTGGCGGGATTACGTGTTCCTCAGGGAGGACAAGAACGTCTTTATTTTCGCAACCTCGCGCTTCAACTACCAAGTCCTTCCAAAGCGGGCGTTGACGCCCGAGCAGATTGCGGACCTCAGACGCATTGTGAAGCGAAGCGTTGATCGATCGTAA